The following DNA comes from Scyliorhinus canicula unplaced genomic scaffold, sScyCan1.1, whole genome shotgun sequence.
cagtcaccttctcaaagaactcgataaggtttgtgaggcatgacctacccttcacaaaaccatgctgactatccctaatcatattattcctatctagatgattataaatcgtatcttttataatcctctccaagactttacccaccacagacgttaggctcaccggcctatagttaccggggttatctctactccccttcttgaacaaagggaccacatttgctatcctccagtcctctggcactattcctgtagccaatgatgacctaaaaatcaaagccaaaggctcagcaatctcttccctggcttcccagagaatcctaggataaatcccatccggccccggggacttatctattttcaccttgtccagaattgccaacacttcttccctacgcacctcaatgccatctattctaatagcctgggtctcagcattctcctccacaatattatctttttcttgagtgaatactgacgaaaagtattcatttagtatctcgcttatctcctcagcctccacacacaacttcccaccactgtccttgactggccctactcttaccctagtcattcttttattcctgacatacctatagaaagcttttgggttttccttgatcctacctgccaaagacttctcatgtcccctccttgctcgtctcagctctctctttagatccttcctcgcttgcttgtaactatcaagcgccccaactgaaacttcacgcctcatcttcacataggcctccttcttcctcttaacaagagattccacttctttggtaaaccacggttccctcgctcgaccccttcctccctgcctgactggtacgaaattgcacatgttctgtgtgtagacaaggcttccgctgattgtccaatctggagagacacgaggagacccaaagcatggagaaaccgtggaaatgtggggactgtgggaaggaatacagattcccatctgagctggagactcatcgacgcagtcacactggggagaggccgttcacgtgctctcagtgtgggcaggggtTCACTCGGTTATtgcacctgcaggcacaccagcgagttcacactggggagaaaccattcacctgctctcagtgtggaaagggattaattgatttatccagcctgcagtcacaccagcgagttcacactggggagaagccgttcacctgctctcagtgtgggcagagattccgtgctttatccaacctgcggagacatcagcgacttcacactggggagaggccattcacctgctctcagtgtgggaagggattcattgattcatctacCCTgaggagacatcagcgagttcacactacggagaggccgttcacctgctctcagtgtgggaagggattcattgattcattcaccctgcagagacatcagcaaattcacactggggagaggccattcacctgctctcagtgtgggaagggattcagtgatttatccaccatgcagacacatcagcgaattcacactggggagaggccgctcacctgctctcagtgtgggaaaggttttactcagttatccatcctgcagacacaccagcgagttcacactggggagaggccattcagctgctctcagtgtgggaagggattccgtgaTTTACCCAACCTGCGgatccatcagcgagttcacactggtgagcgtccgttcatctgctctaactgtgggaagggattcactcagtcatccagtctgcagacacaccagagagttcacactggggagaagccattcacctgctctcagtgtgggcagagattcCGAGCTTCATCCAACCTAAGgaaccatcagcgagttcacactggagagaagctgttcacctgctgtcagtgtgggaacgcattcagtgatttatccagtctgcagacacaccaacgaattcacacgggggagaagccattcacctgctctcagtgtgggaagggatttattgattcatccatcctgcagagacatcagcgagttcacactggggagaagccattcacctgctccctctgtgggaatggattcacacaattatccagtctgcagacacaccagcaagttcacactggggagaggccattcacctgctcttagtgtgggaagggattacatagaaacatagaaatatagGAGCAGGAACAGATCATTTGGCTCTttgcacctgctctgccattcattatgataatggctTATCATTCATAGCCTAATTCCGCTTTCCCTTCcatatttttaattaattaataaacttgattgtcacaagtacacttacattgaaatgaagttactgtgaaaagcccctagtcgccacattctggcgcctgttcaggtacacagagggagaatctctgtcctaaatggtctaccccgtatcctcagactgcgacctctggttctgtaccctcccaccatcgggaaaatctttcctgcatctaccctgttaagtCCTGTTAGGAtaatataggtttctatgagatcccccattcttctaaactccagtggatacaatcctaactgattcaatctctcatacgtcagtcccaccatcccaggaatcagtctggtaaaccttcgctgcacttccacccgagcaagaacatccttcctcagataaggagcccaatactgctcacaatattccaggtatggcctcaccaaggccttgtgtAATAACagcaagatattcctgctcctgtacttgaatccgctcgcaatgaaggctagcaCAGCATTTGCCTTattcaccgcctgctgtagctgcatgctttccttcagtgactggtgtacgaggatacccaggtctcgttgcacattcccctctcctaatttatggccgttCAGATAATAGCCCGCCGTCTCGTTTTTGttgtcaaagtggacaacctcgcaTTTctacaaattatactgcatctgccattcatttgcccactcactcaacttgtccaaatcacaatgaaggatctctgcatcctcctcacagacccgcccccccccccccccccccccctccacacacacgcaaagtggtgtcatctgcaaatttggagatattggatTTTCCTCCCtcaccaaatcattaatatatagggtgttgcagtggttagcactgttgcctcactgtgcTGTGGACCAGTGTTTaatcctgccccgggtcactgtccgtgtggatacaAGTGTCTCcgtggtctcacccccataacccaaagaagtgcagggtaggtgaattggccacgctcaattgcccctcaattggtaaaaaggaattgggtactttaaatttttcttaaaatcataaatatatcttgtgaatatctcaggtcctagcaccgatccctatggtatcccactagtcactgccttccAGTTTGAAAAagaccattaattcctactctgtttcctgcctgccaaccagttttctatccatatcAATTCACTACCCCTAATTCcaagcgctttaattttacacattaatctcttatgtgggactttggtcaaaagccatctgaaagtccaaatatcacatccactggctgcccctcgttaactctaccagttacacccttgaagaattccagtagatttgtcaagcatgattttcccttcataaatccatgctgactctgtccgatcctgccactcgtTTCTCAGTGCTTTGCTATAAAATCTATgagaatggattctagaattttccccactgccgatgtctgatttgctggtctataattccctgttttctctctctatctctttttaaATGGTGGAATTACATaagccaatctgcaggaactgttccagagtctatagaatcctggaagatgaccaccgttgcatccactatttctacacGACTTCCCTAAGTACTTCGGTTgcagattatcagaccctggggatttaccacccttcaatcccatcaatttcaccaacaccatttctctcctaatattgagctccttcagttcctccctctcactaaatccggcgcttcccaacatttctggtatctgcttTGTGAAGAAAGCAGCAAATTATGTATTTATTTTCTCACCCATTTCTTTGTCGCCTCTGATACAATCAGCCTGATTTCCTGTTTTATGCCATTCCTaatatcaccactgcagtttgggggtctatatacgatGCCCACtaagttttttgccccttggtgtttctcagctctacccatacagattccacattgttggagctaatatccttcctgactattacattaatttcctctttaaccagcactgccgctctactgccttttcctttttgtctgtccttcctaaatactgaatagattcaattcccatccctggtcatcctgcagccatgtctccataatcctgaTGATCTCACTCCCGTTTACATCTATTTTCACAATTCACTCGGTATGccatctgcagtcacaccagggagTTCATACTGGGAAGAGGCCGTTCGCCTGCTCTCAATGTGCGATGGGATTTAGTAATTTATTGAACTTTCTGAGACAACAACATGTTCACAAcagattacagggattggattctgctgttattgtttctgttctcaattacatccaggactgcattttgttcattctgttggtcaatggggatggtcagagggtttctttctgctggactggctggTCTCACGGCTTCGCCTCtagtgggctgattctctctgagccttcttgcgaaTATCTGGTTTCACATTTCACAAGGAGTGAAAGGGGTTTGGCGGTTAAAAGATGTTTCATTGCtatttctgtttggaaaccccaaaaatcatgcttcattgccatgaagatgggctatggtggttacataattcttttgtttaatttatcttcatgcttctcacagaagaaaacaatcagggtatgaggggcaagttgtctgaggtgcactgggaaactacattaaataGTATGGTGGGAGACAGGCAATCAGTAATATTGaaggaattattacagatttacactgggattggttagctcagttggctggatggctggtttgtgctgagtgacaccaacagcacaggttaaattcccataccggctgaggttagccatggaCTTTGTCAATATTTACGCTCCACATGattctccacccacccctctacatCTCCCCATCAGCATatcctctattcctttctccctctgtgtatgtctctagctttacgttcaatggattcatgctgttcacctcaaccactcgctgtggtaacgggttccacattctcaccactcgctggggaAAGAGGTTTCCactgaaattcctattggattattgaatcccttcataatctCAAAGACTTCcaccagatcacccatcagcctttgcttttccagaaaaaagcagctccagcctttcctgagtgttaaatgctctcagt
Coding sequences within:
- the LOC119959321 gene encoding zinc finger protein 229-like translates to RSHTGERPFTCSQCGQGFTRLLHLQAHQRVHTGEKPFTCSQCGKGLIDLSSLQSHQRVHTGEKPFTCSQCGQRFRALSNLRRHQRLHTGERPFTCSQCGKGFIDSSTLRRHQRVHTTERPFTCSQCGKGFIDSFTLQRHQQIHTGERPFTCSQCGKGFSDLSTMQTHQRIHTGERPLTCSQCGKGFTQLSILQTHQRVHTGERPFSCSQCGKGFRDLPNLRIHQRVHTGERPFICSNCGKGFTQSSSLQTHQRVHTGEKPFTCSQCGQRFRASSNLRNHQRVHTGEKLFTCCQCGNAFSDLSSLQTHQRIHTGEKPFTCSQCGKGFIDSSILQRHQRVHTGEKPFTCSLCGNGFTQLSSLQTHQQVHTGERPFTCS